In one window of Pseudoalteromonas espejiana DSM 9414 DNA:
- the speE gene encoding polyamine aminopropyltransferase, whose protein sequence is MANLDQSKWFTEISDRDGSAFSLRINKKLDEKQSPFQKVEMFETTDFGNLMIIDGCTMVTTRENFFYHEMISHPALLAHPNPKNVVIIGGGDCGTLREVLKHPGVETVTQIDIDEVVTQMSLKYFPELCESNNDARATVMFDDGIKYMREAAGESIDVVIVDGTDPVGPGEGLFNHAFYTSCLNALRPGGILVQQSESPLMHMPLLVEMREAMLTVGFNDLQTLPFPQPIYPSGLWSVTLARKSEAFNGFREDGAAQIAEQSEYYNSGIHHGALATPNFMNRAFVKK, encoded by the coding sequence ATGGCAAATTTAGATCAAAGTAAGTGGTTTACAGAAATTAGCGACCGCGATGGCAGCGCATTTTCATTACGTATTAACAAAAAGTTAGATGAAAAACAGTCTCCTTTTCAAAAGGTAGAAATGTTCGAAACCACAGACTTTGGCAATTTAATGATCATCGACGGGTGTACTATGGTGACCACTCGCGAAAACTTTTTTTATCATGAGATGATCAGCCACCCTGCACTTTTAGCGCACCCAAATCCTAAAAACGTAGTTATTATTGGCGGCGGCGACTGCGGTACATTACGCGAAGTATTAAAACACCCAGGCGTAGAAACCGTAACGCAAATAGATATAGACGAAGTAGTAACGCAAATGTCGTTAAAATACTTCCCGGAGCTTTGCGAGTCTAATAACGATGCACGCGCAACCGTTATGTTTGATGATGGCATTAAATACATGCGCGAAGCCGCTGGTGAGTCTATCGATGTGGTTATTGTTGATGGCACAGACCCAGTAGGCCCAGGTGAAGGCTTATTTAACCATGCATTTTACACAAGCTGTTTAAATGCACTTCGCCCTGGCGGTATTTTAGTACAGCAAAGTGAATCGCCACTAATGCATATGCCATTACTAGTTGAAATGCGTGAAGCCATGCTAACTGTAGGCTTTAACGATTTACAAACACTGCCATTCCCACAACCTATTTACCCAAGTGGTTTATGGTCAGTAACACTTGCTCGTAAATCAGAGGCATTTAACGGCTTTAGAGAAGATGGCGCTGCACAAATTGCTGAGCAAAGCGAATATTACAACAGCGGTATACATCACGGTGCGCTAGCAACACCAAACTTTATGAATCGCGCTTTTGTTAAAAAATAA
- a CDS encoding methyl-accepting chemotaxis protein produces the protein MNLHSIRVKVSFPIVILGIAVLSLIIGYSYLINLQKNALDVQSTKFIKAVSLALSADRDLYQAKVAELNLVTHTKNVKKYQQEHTENAEQVTQRLAQYKSVLSDYPEVTTKLERFDSAYNEWFSASKAYMADKNNESKQSLSEQAFSELRTTLDKAGELAEQISEQEIARLSQTIATTRFTVISFVIVILLIASWFSYRIPKQLTNQINYLTSRINDIASGDGDLTGRINVRSNDEFSDLAREFNRFLDNLQQLIRDILEQSKELSDLGGELSQVANKNNVVNQSLGQASESIVSAVHEMSVASREVAGVAQQSSSEADNSLSLAEQGLTAVAHSSSRIVSLSQNMDQAMARSTELQQSSDNIAKVLEVIRAIAEQTNLLALNAAIEAARAGEYGRGFAVVADEVRTLATRTQESTNDIQQMIEHFATSVEQSIKAIDEGKHFADDAVGSFTQTNDVLNAMQNSSTKVNDMAMQTAQATEEQTTVADEISQNLSSLNDQTVQGAQLARSTEDVSRKMEQLTDELNRLVNRFKV, from the coding sequence ATGAATTTGCACAGCATCCGCGTTAAGGTTTCTTTTCCTATTGTTATATTAGGTATTGCCGTTTTATCGTTAATTATTGGCTATAGCTATTTAATTAATTTACAAAAAAATGCTTTAGATGTGCAATCAACTAAGTTTATTAAGGCTGTATCACTGGCGTTAAGTGCAGACCGTGATTTATACCAAGCTAAAGTGGCTGAGTTAAACCTAGTTACGCACACAAAAAATGTTAAAAAGTATCAACAAGAGCACACTGAAAATGCTGAACAAGTAACTCAGCGATTGGCGCAATATAAATCTGTACTCAGTGACTACCCCGAGGTAACTACTAAATTAGAGCGTTTTGACAGTGCTTATAATGAGTGGTTCTCTGCCTCTAAAGCCTATATGGCAGATAAAAATAATGAGTCTAAACAATCGCTTTCAGAGCAAGCTTTTAGCGAATTAAGAACCACGCTTGATAAAGCAGGGGAGCTAGCAGAGCAAATCTCTGAACAAGAAATAGCACGCCTTTCGCAAACTATTGCAACCACCAGGTTTACTGTTATTAGCTTTGTTATTGTTATTTTGCTTATAGCAAGCTGGTTTAGTTACCGAATACCTAAACAATTAACTAATCAAATTAATTACCTGACGAGCAGAATTAACGACATTGCATCGGGCGATGGTGATTTAACTGGGCGTATTAATGTAAGGTCTAACGATGAATTTTCTGATTTGGCGAGGGAGTTTAATCGCTTTTTAGATAATCTTCAGCAGCTTATTCGCGACATTTTAGAGCAATCAAAAGAATTAAGTGACTTAGGTGGCGAGCTCAGCCAAGTTGCTAATAAAAACAATGTAGTTAACCAGTCATTAGGTCAAGCTTCGGAATCAATTGTAAGTGCTGTACACGAAATGAGTGTAGCAAGCAGAGAGGTTGCGGGCGTAGCACAGCAATCCTCTAGCGAAGCTGACAATTCATTAAGCCTAGCAGAGCAAGGTTTAACAGCAGTTGCGCATTCAAGTTCACGTATCGTGTCGCTTTCGCAAAATATGGATCAAGCCATGGCGCGATCTACTGAGTTACAGCAAAGCTCAGATAATATTGCTAAAGTGCTAGAGGTTATTAGAGCCATTGCTGAGCAAACGAATCTATTAGCATTAAATGCAGCCATTGAAGCCGCTCGGGCGGGGGAATATGGTCGAGGCTTTGCGGTGGTTGCAGATGAAGTAAGAACCTTAGCAACACGTACACAAGAGAGTACCAACGATATTCAGCAGATGATTGAGCATTTTGCCACAAGCGTTGAACAGTCAATTAAAGCAATAGATGAAGGTAAGCATTTTGCGGATGATGCTGTTGGCTCGTTTACTCAAACGAATGATGTACTTAATGCAATGCAGAACTCATCAACCAAAGTAAACGATATGGCTATGCAAACTGCGCAAGCCACAGAGGAGCAAACGACTGTTGCCGATGAAATTAGCCAAAACTTATCATCGTTAAACGATCAAACAGTACAAGGTGCGCAGCTTGCTCGCTCTACAGAAGATGTATCTAGAAAAATGGAGCAGCTAACCGATGAGCTAAACAGGTTAGTAAATCGCTTTAAGGTGTAA
- a CDS encoding methylamine utilization protein → MIKKLLCILLLSVSAQAFATQIILKNTDNQPVANAVVWLSGAQTVPKAQMSKTYAMSQKDREFTPRILVVPKNAKVEFPNADSIMHHVYSFSKAKTFELKLYKEQPKAPIIFDQTGVVELGCNIHDWMLGYIVVVDSAVFAITDENGRVNLSAPHGQYTMSVWHSGFSDISQVETHTVNVSEASINYNVKQPIAEQIDFATDEFDDY, encoded by the coding sequence ATGATTAAAAAACTATTGTGTATTTTGTTGCTAAGCGTTAGCGCCCAGGCGTTTGCTACACAAATAATCCTAAAAAATACCGATAACCAACCTGTAGCCAATGCTGTTGTATGGTTAAGTGGTGCGCAAACTGTGCCTAAAGCGCAAATGAGCAAAACCTACGCAATGAGCCAAAAAGACCGCGAATTCACACCGCGTATTTTAGTTGTGCCAAAAAACGCCAAGGTGGAGTTTCCAAATGCTGATTCAATTATGCATCACGTATATTCATTTTCTAAGGCCAAAACATTTGAGCTTAAGCTTTATAAAGAACAACCTAAAGCGCCAATAATATTTGATCAAACGGGTGTAGTGGAGCTTGGCTGTAATATTCACGACTGGATGCTGGGTTATATTGTGGTGGTTGATAGCGCTGTTTTTGCAATTACTGACGAAAACGGTAGGGTTAATTTATCAGCTCCACATGGGCAATACACTATGAGCGTGTGGCATTCAGGATTTAGTGATATAAGCCAAGTAGAAACACACACTGTAAACGTGAGTGAAGCATCTATAAATTACAACGTAAAGCAACCTATAGCCGAGCAAATAGATTTTGCTACGGATGAATTTGATGACTACTAA
- a CDS encoding glycoside hydrolase family 97 protein has product MRIPALMLLAFASNSYAQTVELKSPDTHITVTISDEKTTPSYAISFKDKPAINTSRLGFEFKTQAAFNDGFKITHIEKQSVNTQWQQPWGERKTINDNHNEVAVTFTKNEPQGAKYTVRFRAFDSGVGFRYEVPNQAGFEQTHITKELTEFAISNSNDATAWWIPARGWNRYEYVYNTTALNDVPLAHTPFTLKTNNGTHISIHEAALVDYAGMVLNQRRPGTFNADLTPWSDGIAVKKQGAFNTPWRTIQIADSAVGLVNSDIILNLNEPNKLGDVSWVKPGKYVGIWWGMHINTQTWGSGKKHGATTQTTKYYMDFAAEYGFDGVLVEGWNIGWDGDWFFNGDVFSFTQPYDDFDIAALTQYGKQKGVQLIGHHETSGNVSNYRDQMEDAFALYEKSNVSQVKTGYVADGGNIKRIDKNGIARHEWHDGQFMVNEYLYNVKLAAKHKISINTHEPIKDTGLRRTYPNWIAREGARGQEFNAWGTPPNPPEHIPMLAFTRMLAGPMDFTPGIFDMSFNGLGDDTNRPQTTLAKQLALYVVLYSPIQMAADLPKNYLAKPDAFQFIQDVPTDWQQSIALDGEVGDFIVFARKERKRDSYSGNDWYLGAVTDEKERTIEVKLDFLEKGKKFEAHIYQDGKNAEWKNNPYDLNIEKRVVSANDKLTLKLATSGGTAIRFKAL; this is encoded by the coding sequence ATGAGAATACCAGCACTTATGCTTTTAGCCTTTGCTAGCAACAGCTACGCACAAACGGTAGAGCTAAAATCGCCAGACACACACATAACGGTTACCATTTCTGATGAAAAAACCACTCCCAGCTACGCTATTAGCTTTAAAGACAAACCGGCTATAAACACATCGCGCCTAGGTTTTGAGTTTAAAACCCAAGCCGCATTTAACGATGGTTTTAAAATCACACATATAGAAAAGCAAAGCGTTAACACTCAGTGGCAACAGCCTTGGGGCGAACGCAAAACAATTAATGATAACCATAATGAAGTAGCGGTCACGTTTACAAAAAACGAGCCCCAAGGTGCAAAATACACAGTGCGCTTTAGAGCTTTTGATAGTGGCGTTGGGTTTAGATACGAAGTACCAAACCAAGCAGGCTTTGAGCAAACACACATCACCAAAGAGCTTACCGAGTTTGCAATTAGTAATAGTAACGATGCCACAGCATGGTGGATCCCCGCACGCGGCTGGAACCGATACGAATACGTTTATAACACCACCGCATTGAATGACGTACCGCTTGCGCACACTCCGTTTACTTTAAAAACCAATAATGGCACTCACATCAGCATTCACGAAGCTGCCCTTGTTGATTACGCAGGTATGGTGCTTAATCAGCGCCGCCCAGGTACATTTAATGCAGATTTAACCCCTTGGTCAGACGGCATTGCCGTGAAAAAACAAGGCGCGTTTAATACCCCTTGGCGTACTATTCAAATTGCCGACAGCGCCGTTGGCTTAGTCAATTCAGACATAATATTAAATTTAAACGAGCCTAATAAGCTCGGTGATGTGTCGTGGGTAAAGCCAGGCAAATACGTAGGTATTTGGTGGGGCATGCACATAAACACACAAACCTGGGGCAGCGGTAAAAAACACGGCGCTACAACACAAACCACTAAATACTACATGGACTTTGCCGCAGAGTATGGCTTTGATGGCGTATTAGTTGAAGGTTGGAACATTGGTTGGGATGGCGACTGGTTTTTTAATGGCGATGTATTTAGCTTTACACAACCTTATGACGACTTTGATATAGCCGCCCTCACTCAATACGGCAAGCAAAAAGGCGTACAGTTAATAGGCCACCACGAAACATCGGGTAATGTAAGTAACTACCGCGACCAAATGGAAGATGCCTTTGCCCTTTACGAAAAATCAAACGTAAGCCAAGTTAAAACAGGCTATGTAGCTGATGGCGGAAATATAAAACGCATAGATAAAAACGGCATTGCCCGTCATGAATGGCACGACGGCCAATTTATGGTTAATGAGTACCTTTACAACGTAAAACTGGCTGCTAAACATAAAATTAGCATTAACACTCACGAGCCTATTAAAGACACAGGCTTGCGCCGTACTTACCCAAACTGGATTGCGCGCGAAGGGGCACGCGGACAAGAATTTAACGCATGGGGCACACCACCTAACCCACCAGAGCATATTCCTATGCTGGCATTTACCCGTATGCTGGCAGGGCCTATGGACTTTACCCCTGGTATTTTTGATATGAGCTTTAATGGCTTAGGCGATGACACAAACCGCCCACAAACTACGCTTGCCAAACAACTTGCGCTGTATGTTGTGCTATATAGCCCGATTCAAATGGCTGCCGATTTACCTAAAAACTATTTAGCTAAGCCCGATGCATTTCAATTTATTCAAGATGTACCAACCGATTGGCAGCAAAGTATTGCGCTAGATGGCGAAGTGGGCGATTTTATTGTATTTGCCCGTAAAGAGCGCAAACGCGACAGCTACTCAGGAAACGATTGGTACCTAGGCGCCGTGACCGACGAAAAAGAGCGCACTATTGAGGTAAAACTCGACTTTTTAGAAAAGGGTAAAAAGTTTGAAGCCCACATATACCAAGACGGTAAAAATGCAGAGTGGAAAAACAACCCATACGATTTAAATATCGAAAAGCGCGTAGTTAGCGCAAACGACAAGCTAACTTTAAAACTAGCAACAAGCGGCGGCACAGCAATCCGCTTTAAAGCACTTTAA
- the envZ gene encoding two-component system sensor histidine kinase EnvZ, producing MGFFPRSAFGQTVFLVAALLLINQIVSYVTVSFYVVKPTIEQVNLMLAKQIKTVFIDWEDGVEINDEVSEKFFEITGIEVMTQREAMRQGLGQTREYSMLSRSMSEQLNGSARVRISQTDPLIYWVEAPQAPGYWVKVPLTGYQENNLEFLTFYLSSIGFLSVLGGWLFARHLNRPLKALQQAAVKVGKGDFSSKLDEEGSTEVIEVTRAFNQMSRGIAALENDRRLLMAGVSHDLRTPLTRIRLATEMMNDEDEYLREGIIYDIEDMNGIIDQFIEYLRHHKTDELACEDINALVAEVVNCELQHQRVITFKENPSVGRIPLSSVAIKRVVTNMIENALRYSDGDIEVLSYFNSNKKYVVIAVNDNGPGIPESELESVFEPFKQGDAARGSEGSGLGLAIIKRIIDMHDGKVKLENRPEGGLSAQIYLPIKVTPSVM from the coding sequence ATGGGATTTTTTCCGCGTAGTGCGTTTGGGCAAACCGTTTTTTTAGTTGCCGCTTTATTGCTAATAAACCAAATAGTGTCGTATGTAACGGTTAGCTTTTATGTGGTAAAGCCGACTATTGAGCAAGTGAACTTAATGCTCGCTAAGCAAATTAAAACCGTTTTTATAGACTGGGAAGACGGCGTAGAAATAAACGACGAAGTATCTGAAAAATTTTTTGAAATTACCGGTATAGAGGTTATGACCCAGCGCGAAGCAATGCGCCAAGGGCTTGGCCAAACGCGCGAGTATTCGATGCTTTCGCGCAGTATGTCTGAACAGCTAAACGGCTCGGCGCGGGTGCGTATTAGCCAAACAGACCCTTTAATATATTGGGTAGAAGCGCCGCAAGCCCCAGGGTACTGGGTAAAGGTGCCGCTTACCGGCTACCAAGAAAACAACCTCGAATTTTTAACGTTTTACTTATCAAGTATTGGTTTTTTAAGTGTATTAGGTGGCTGGCTGTTTGCGAGGCACTTAAACCGGCCCTTAAAGGCTTTACAACAAGCCGCTGTAAAAGTAGGTAAGGGCGATTTTAGTTCTAAGCTTGACGAGGAAGGCTCTACAGAAGTAATAGAAGTAACCCGTGCATTTAACCAAATGTCGCGAGGCATTGCTGCACTTGAAAACGACCGCCGTTTATTGATGGCTGGCGTTTCACATGACTTACGTACACCGCTTACTCGTATTCGCTTGGCTACCGAAATGATGAACGATGAAGACGAATACCTTCGTGAAGGCATCATTTACGATATTGAAGATATGAACGGCATTATTGATCAGTTTATTGAGTATTTACGTCACCATAAAACAGACGAACTCGCCTGCGAAGATATTAATGCCTTAGTTGCTGAAGTGGTTAATTGTGAGTTGCAGCATCAACGTGTTATTACATTTAAAGAAAACCCAAGCGTAGGGCGTATTCCGTTAAGCAGTGTGGCTATAAAACGTGTAGTAACGAATATGATTGAAAATGCCCTGCGTTATTCTGACGGCGACATAGAAGTTTTAAGCTACTTTAATTCAAACAAAAAATACGTTGTGATAGCGGTGAACGATAATGGCCCTGGTATTCCTGAAAGCGAGCTTGAGTCGGTGTTTGAGCCTTTTAAGCAAGGTGATGCAGCCCGTGGCAGCGAAGGCAGTGGGTTAGGGCTCGCCATTATTAAGCGCATTATTGATATGCACGATGGTAAAGTTAAACTTGAAAACCGCCCAGAGGGCGGCTTAAGTGCACAAATTTATTTGCCGATAAAAGTAACCCCGTCTGTAATGTAA
- the ompR gene encoding two-component system response regulator OmpR — protein MGHETTKVLVVDDDMRLRSLLERYLVEQGFIVRTAANSEQMDRLIERENFHLMVLDLMLPGEDGLSICRRLRQKENEIPIVMLTAKGDEVDRIIGLELGADDYIPKPFNPRELLARIKAILRRRAKEVPGAPAAEENLIAFGQFTLNLATREMSEGDKTISLTSGEFAVLKALVSHPREPLSRDKLMNLARGRDYSALERSIDVQVSRLRRMIEVDAANPRYIQTVWGLGYVFVPDGEK, from the coding sequence ATGGGACACGAAACCACAAAAGTATTAGTTGTTGATGACGATATGCGCCTGCGCAGTCTACTAGAGCGTTATTTAGTAGAGCAGGGGTTTATTGTTAGAACTGCCGCAAATTCAGAGCAAATGGATAGACTCATTGAGCGAGAAAACTTTCACTTAATGGTGCTAGATCTAATGCTGCCAGGCGAAGATGGCTTATCAATTTGCCGCCGGTTACGCCAAAAAGAAAACGAAATTCCTATTGTTATGCTTACAGCAAAAGGCGATGAAGTCGACCGTATTATTGGCCTTGAACTTGGCGCAGACGATTACATTCCCAAACCATTTAACCCGCGTGAGTTACTGGCTCGCATTAAAGCTATTTTACGCCGCCGCGCTAAAGAAGTGCCTGGTGCTCCAGCTGCAGAAGAAAATCTCATTGCATTTGGTCAATTTACACTTAATTTAGCCACCCGTGAAATGAGCGAGGGTGATAAAACTATTTCGCTTACCAGTGGCGAATTTGCGGTACTTAAAGCACTTGTTTCGCACCCGCGCGAACCACTTAGCCGCGATAAATTAATGAACCTTGCTCGAGGGCGAGATTATAGCGCTCTTGAGCGCAGTATTGATGTGCAGGTTTCGCGACTTCGCCGCATGATTGAAGTAGATGCCGCCAACCCGCGTTATATTCAAACGGTTTGGGGTTTAGGTTATGTGTTTGTTCCTGACGGTGAAAAGTAA
- the greB gene encoding transcription elongation factor GreB: MKTNLITREGYLQLQQEHDHLWNVKRPEVTKIVSWAASLGDRSENADYQYNKRLLRQIDRRVRYLRKRLPDLKIIDYSPQQAGKVFFGAWVEIENEQGEIKKFRIVGPDEIYDRKDYISIDSPMARALIKKQVDDDFEVPTPQGNKEWYVNSIEYQK, translated from the coding sequence ATGAAAACAAATTTAATTACCCGCGAAGGCTATTTGCAACTACAACAAGAGCACGACCACTTATGGAATGTTAAGCGCCCCGAAGTAACTAAAATAGTAAGTTGGGCTGCAAGCCTTGGCGATCGCTCTGAAAACGCCGATTACCAATATAACAAACGCTTATTGCGCCAAATTGACCGCCGCGTACGCTATTTACGTAAACGCTTACCCGATTTAAAAATTATTGATTACTCGCCGCAGCAAGCCGGCAAAGTATTTTTTGGTGCTTGGGTAGAAATAGAAAACGAGCAAGGTGAAATTAAAAAATTTAGAATTGTGGGCCCCGATGAAATTTATGACCGCAAAGATTATATTTCAATTGACTCACCTATGGCACGGGCATTAATTAAAAAGCAAGTAGATGACGATTTTGAAGTGCCCACCCCACAAGGAAATAAAGAATGGTACGTAAACAGTATTGAATACCAAAAATAA
- a CDS encoding CBS domain-containing protein, which yields MSNFKELRTQNISHGVIASTFEDEQPLIDLTSPALKVVNNFTQKTPIRAQHETTIAQALKQVIAEHSDYVLVTDDENKLIGIVSSADLQSAKITIIAQRLNTTRGELSLRHIMTPISQLTGVSMQSLSYACIGDALQTMEHQGNMFLLVTTANNEICGLVSARQIAKTLHIPVHITPIAHSFSDVLESVEHPH from the coding sequence ATGTCTAACTTTAAAGAATTACGTACCCAAAATATTTCTCATGGCGTTATTGCAAGCACATTCGAAGACGAACAACCATTAATTGATTTAACGTCTCCGGCGTTAAAAGTAGTTAATAACTTTACCCAAAAAACTCCTATTCGCGCACAGCACGAAACCACAATAGCACAAGCGCTTAAGCAAGTTATTGCTGAACATTCAGACTATGTGCTAGTAACCGACGACGAGAATAAGTTAATTGGTATTGTTTCAAGTGCTGACCTACAAAGCGCTAAAATTACGATTATTGCTCAGCGTTTAAATACAACGCGGGGTGAATTAAGCTTACGTCATATCATGACACCTATTAGCCAATTAACGGGTGTAAGCATGCAAAGTTTAAGCTATGCATGTATAGGCGATGCACTACAAACAATGGAACATCAAGGCAATATGTTTTTATTAGTGACTACAGCTAATAACGAAATTTGCGGGCTAGTGTCAGCGCGCCAAATAGCAAAAACGTTGCATATTCCGGTGCATATTACCCCTATTGCTCACTCGTTCAGTGATGTTTTAGAAAGCGTAGAACACCCGCACTAA